Proteins co-encoded in one Lacerta agilis isolate rLacAgi1 chromosome 6, rLacAgi1.pri, whole genome shotgun sequence genomic window:
- the SELE gene encoding E-selectin: MNALWFLSALTYGLLLLKESTCWTYHYSLETMNYTEAEKWCKTHFTHLVAIQNKEENEYLNKEIPYNGSYYWIGIRKIGNVWRWVGTNKALTEEAKNWAKGEPNNRGKNQDCVEIYINRIQDAGKWNDERCSNKKRALCYTASCNLHSCSGHGKCVETINNYTCQCDTGFYGRNCEHVITCDTLTKPDHGTLECSHPVKDFSYNSSCHVQCTEGYKSAGLEPVLCTDSGNWSAPTPLCKVAECHALQTPAHGFLNCSHPSGNFAWNSSCEFGCKDGFALSGSSRLQCRASGEWDGQQPACEAVKCEAVPWPENGSVSCSPVDAELTYNSTCDFVCEQGYTLRGSPQIQCSSEGRWSQPIPACEAVECSELKPPAHGFLNCSHASGNFSWNSTCKFACAEGFALRGSSELQCGAYGEWDGQQPECEAVKCELLRQPERSFVNCSNLDTDPRYNSVCEFSCEEGYTLRGSPKIQCTSKGRWSEPIPFCEAIQCEILTPPENGFLNCSDPDRHFVYGTICEVSCAEGWALNGPHRLHCLSAGNWTSSLPACGASSRNVTIAATVTSASLLSIGSFLIWLMKRFRRKVKKFSPARYVAFKNLHGKFKVIFR, encoded by the exons ATGAATGCCCTTTGGTTCCTGTCTGCTCTCACCTATG GACTTTTGTTGCTTAAGGAGAGCACCTGCTGGACATACCATTATTCACTTGAAACCATGAATTATACAGAAGCTGAGAAGTGGTGTAAAACCCACTTTACCCACCTGGTTGCGATTCAAAATAAGGAGGAAAACGAGTACTTAAACAAAGAGATCCCTTATAATGGATCGTACTACTGGATTGGGATCAGAAAAATTGGCAATGTGTGGAGGTGGGTGGGAACGAACAAGGCATTGACTGAAGAAGCTAAAAACTGGGCTAAAGGTGAACCAAACAACAGAGGGAAAAACCAGGACTGCGTGGAAATCTACATCAACCGAATACAAGATGCAGGAAAGTGGAACGATGAACGTTGCAGCAATAAGAAAAGGGCTTTGTGCTATACAG CCTCCTGTAATCTACATTCCTGCAGCGGCCATGGCAAATGTGTGGAGACTATTAATAATTACACCTGCCAGTGTGATACAGGATTCTACGGGCGCAATTGTGAACATG TAATTACTTGTGACACACTGACAAAACCAGATCATGGTACCTTAGAATGCAGTCACCCAGTGAAGGATTTTAGCTACAACTCGTCTTGTCACGTTCAGTGCACCGAAGGCTACAAATCTGCTGGTCTGGAACCAGTATTGTGCACCGATTCTGGAAACTGGTCTGCACCCACCCCTTTGTGTAAAG TTGCGGAATGCCATGCGCTCCAGACACCTGCTCACGGGTTCCTCAACTGCTCCCACCCCTCTGGGAATTTTGCCTGGAATTCGTCATGTGAGTTTGGCTGTAAAGATGGCTTTGCCTTGAGTGGCTCCAGCAGGCTGCAGTGTCGGGCATCTGGAGAGTGGGATGGACAACAGCCAGCCTGTGAAG CGGTGAAATGTGAAGCGGTACCATGGCCTGAAAATGGCTCCGTGAGTTGCTCCCCTGTGGACGCAGAACTGACCTACAACTCAACCTGTGATTTCGTGTGTGAGCAGGGCTACACCTTAAGAGGATCGCCTCAAATTCAGTGCTCATCCGAGGGACGCTGGTCACAACCAATCCCTGCATGTGAAG CTGTGGAGTGTAGTGAACTGAAACCTCCGGCTCATGGCTTCTTGAACTGCTCTCACGCTTCTGGGAATTTTTCCTGGAATTCAACCTGCAAGTTTGCTTGTGCAGAAGGGTTTGCTCTGAGAGGGTCCAGTGAGCTCCAGTGTGGTGCCTATGGCGAATGGGATGGACAGCAACCAGAGTGTGAAG CAGTGAAATGCGAGTTGCTACGTCAGCCCGAAAGGAGCTTTGTGAACTGCTCAAACCTGGATACAGATCCAAGGTACAATTCAGTCTGCGAATTTAGTTGTGAGGAGGGCTACACCTTGAGAGGATCACCCAAAATTCAATGCACATCCAAGGGACGCTGGTCAGAGCCAATTCCTTTTTGTGAAG CAATACAGTGTGAAATACTGACACCCCCTGAGAACGGCTTCTTGAATTGTTCGGATCCTGATAGGCATTTTGTCTACGGCACAATTTGCGAGGTCAGCTGTGCAGAGGGATGGGCGCTGAATGGTCCCCACAGGCTCCATTGCCTTTCTGCAGGAAACTGGACGTCAAGTCTTCCCGCATGTGGAG CATCTTCAAGAAACGTGACAATTGCAGCCACAGTCACTTCAGCCTCGTTGCTTTCAATAGGATCGTTCCTTATTTGGCTCATGAAGCGTTTtcggaggaaag tgAAGAAATTTTCTCCTGCCAGGTATGTTGCATTTAAAAACTTACATGGAAAATTCAAAGTAATATTTCGTTGA
- the LOC117048026 gene encoding 14 kDa phosphohistidine phosphatase-like: protein MASSSSPKSGCFAGELAEVEIDSDGCFKYILVRMQSGGSGQSGGQGGSPARIASPSRGCGSPSRGGGGSPSRGGECRDIVRGSASAELHNQLYEKICAEIEKMGCMCKCLGGGKIDHNSKDKKIHVSGNSQAYGKADHSMTVAILKKAFKDYDISCSDD, encoded by the exons ATGGCGTCGTCGTCGTCGCCTAAATCAGGCTGCTTTGCGGGCGAGTTGGCCGAGGTGGAGATCGACTCCGACGGCTGTTTCAAGTACATCCTGGTGCGAATGCAGAGCGGAGGCAGCGGCCAAAGCGGTGGCCAAGGCGGCAGTCCAGCCCGCATTGCCAGCCCAAGCCGCGGCTGCGGCAGTCCAagccgtggcggcggcggcagcccaaGCCGTGGCGGCGAGTGCAGAGACATCGTGAGGGGATCCGCGTCCGCCGAGTTGCACA ATCAGCTATATGAAAAGATATGTGCTGAAATTGAAAAGATGGGCTGTATGTGCAAGTGTCTTGGAGGAGGAAAAATTGATCACAATAGCAAGGACAAAAAAATCCATGTATCTGGTAATTCCCAA GCATATGGTAAAGCTGATCATTCCATGACTGTGGCAATACTGAAGAAAGCGTTTAAGGATTATGACATTAGTTGTTCAGATGACTAG
- the METTL18 gene encoding histidine protein methyltransferase 1 homolog: MEFQFNFFIDSAAENGIEAVGNGMQELAQESLVFLDKQENAIGKSKEVSSEETILNQEHLSEIPTNVAGNRILSKSNIMSKEGLCLKCAKEHNLPEDFQKLFKNKVVGTLLPGTHYADISVVETAPPENTVGGDIVSQSVSSHSDLITGVYEGGLKIWECTFDLMDYLSEAEIQFAHKLVLDLGCGAGLLGIVALKRNAEQVHFQDYNSTVIEELTMPNVLVNCANQGDDAEENTALSLKQCLKKVFTLDLFSKCKFFSGEWSEFSNLLLNGSKPLAKYDLILTSETIYNPDYYEALHETLLKLLRINGCVYLASKAHYFGCGGGVHLFTKFIEKKNVFKSRIVKVIDKGLKRFIIELVFKKSC, translated from the coding sequence ATGGAATTTCAGTTCAACTTCTTTATTGACAGTGCGGCGGAAAACGGAATAGAGGCAGTTGGGAATGGAATGCAGGAATTGGCACAGGAGTCTTTAGTCTTTTTGGACAAGCAAGAGAACGCTATAGGAAAGAGTAAAGAGGTTTCCTCCGAAGAAACAATATTAAACCAGGAGCATTTATCAGAAATCCCTACTAATGTGGCAGGCAACAGAATTTTGAGCAAAAGCAACATTATGTCTAAAGAAGGCTTGTGCCTTAAATGTGCCAAAGAACATAATCTCCCTGAAGATTTCCAGaaattgtttaaaaacaaagtCGTGGGGACCCTCCTTCCAGGTACACATTATGCAGATATTTCTGTGGTGGAGACAGCACCCCCTGAAAACACTGTTGGGGGAGACATCGTGTCACAAAGTGTTTCTTCTCATTCTGACCTAATCACAGGTGTCTACGAAGGAGGTCTGAAGATCTGGGAGTGCACCTTTGATCTCATGGATTATTTGTCAGAAGCTGAAATTCAGTTTGCACACAAGTTAGTTTTGGACCTCGGCTGTGGGGCCGGGTTGCTGGGAATAGttgcattaaaaagaaatgctGAACAGGTCCATTTTCAGGACTATAACAGCACTGTGATTGAAGAACTAACCATGCCTAATGTATTGGTCAACTGTGCTAATCAGGGGGATGATGCTGAAGAAAATACTGCGCTTTCTCTAAAACAATGCCTAAAGAAGGTCTTTACCCTAGACTTGTTTTCTAAATGCAAATTCTTTTCAGGGGAATGGTCAGAGTTTAGTAATCTTCTATTAAATGGCAGTAAGCCTTTAGCAAAATATGATCTCATACTCACCTCTGAGACTATTTATAATCCAGATTACTATGAGGCTTTGCATGAAACACTTTTAAAATTGCTGAGAATAAATGGGTGTGTTTATTTAGCTAGCAAAGCACATTACTTTGGATGTGGAGGTGGAGTCCACCTTTTTACAAAATTTATTGAGAAGAAAAATGTATTTAAGTCTAGAATTGTTAAAGTTATTGACAAAGGGCTAAAGCGTTTCATTATTGAGCTGGTCTTTAAGAAATCCTGTTAA